One segment of Pontibacter akesuensis DNA contains the following:
- the mnmD gene encoding tRNA (5-methylaminomethyl-2-thiouridine)(34)-methyltransferase MnmD — translation MHLEIRQTKDGSNTLYVPELNEHYHSVHGAMQESQHVFIKHGLEYMLEQKKDLKILEVGFGTGLNAILTFPAAQAKKAFIQYDSLEKFPLTTDVVQQLHYEHIILNPELYDNFLKLHAAPWNQPVDIIPYFTLQKIHETLEEFLPPLSYYDVVYFDAFAPEKQPELWADAMFEKLFKAIRPGGVLVTYCAKGSFKRSLKAAGFKVEALPGPPGKREMTRGVKPFSEN, via the coding sequence ATGCATCTCGAAATACGACAGACCAAAGACGGCTCCAATACCCTTTACGTACCCGAACTGAACGAGCATTACCATTCGGTGCACGGAGCCATGCAGGAGTCGCAGCATGTGTTTATCAAGCATGGGCTGGAATACATGCTGGAGCAGAAAAAGGATTTGAAGATACTGGAGGTCGGCTTTGGCACCGGCCTGAACGCCATCCTGACCTTTCCGGCGGCGCAGGCAAAGAAAGCCTTTATCCAGTACGACAGCCTGGAGAAGTTCCCGCTAACAACCGATGTAGTGCAGCAACTGCACTACGAGCACATCATCCTGAACCCCGAGCTGTACGATAACTTCCTGAAGCTGCATGCCGCCCCCTGGAACCAACCGGTGGACATTATTCCCTATTTCACGCTGCAGAAGATCCACGAAACGCTGGAGGAGTTTTTGCCGCCACTTTCTTACTACGATGTGGTATACTTCGATGCCTTTGCCCCTGAGAAGCAGCCGGAGCTTTGGGCCGACGCCATGTTTGAGAAGCTCTTCAAGGCTATCCGGCCGGGTGGCGTTCTGGTGACTTACTGTGCCAAAGGCTCATTCAAGCGCAGCCTGAAAGCTGCCGGTTTCAAGGTAGAAGCCTTGCCTGGCCCTCCAGGCAAACGCGAAATGACACGCGGTGTGAAACCTTTCAGCGAAAACTAG
- a CDS encoding RNA polymerase sigma factor, which translates to MTIDFYNRFIRENTGIINKICRAYTDTDEDYEDYFQEVCLQLWRSHSFFEDKSAVATWVYRVALNVCLTHFKKAKKRVETGSLKEIDMLRTETDATEAEQFEQLYKAIKKLKEIDRAIIILYLEDKSYKEIAEILGIKTNHVGVKVNRIKNTLKQLIHG; encoded by the coding sequence ATGACGATCGATTTCTACAACAGGTTTATCAGGGAGAACACCGGCATCATCAACAAAATATGCCGGGCCTACACCGATACCGACGAAGACTACGAGGATTATTTCCAGGAAGTATGCCTGCAGTTGTGGCGCTCGCACAGCTTTTTTGAAGACAAATCGGCGGTGGCTACCTGGGTGTACCGTGTGGCGCTGAACGTTTGCCTGACGCACTTCAAGAAGGCGAAGAAGCGGGTAGAAACAGGTTCTCTGAAGGAAATCGACATGTTACGGACAGAGACAGACGCAACGGAGGCAGAGCAGTTTGAGCAACTCTACAAAGCCATTAAAAAGCTAAAGGAAATTGACCGGGCCATCATCATCCTGTACCTCGAAGATAAAAGCTACAAAGAGATTGCCGAGATACTGGGCATAAAAACGAACCATGTGGGCGTGAAAGTAAACAGAATCAAAAACACCTTAAAACAGCTGATTCATGGATAG